One segment of Pirellulales bacterium DNA contains the following:
- a CDS encoding DUF962 domain-containing protein, whose amino-acid sequence MSSHDRFQSFTEFWPYYVGEHSHSGCRWLHFIGTTLVIGLVGYIIYAQNWWLLLLAPVVGYGFAWVGHFGLEKNRPATFTYPLWSLIGDFKMWGLMVTGQMNAEIARIHTLAQSR is encoded by the coding sequence ATGTCGTCGCACGATCGCTTTCAATCGTTCACCGAGTTCTGGCCCTACTACGTCGGCGAACACAGCCACTCGGGCTGCCGTTGGCTGCACTTTATCGGCACGACCCTGGTCATCGGCCTGGTCGGCTACATCATCTATGCCCAGAACTGGTGGCTGCTGCTGCTGGCCCCGGTCGTCGGCTACGGCTTCGCCTGGGTCGGCCATTTCGGCCTCGAAAAGAACCGCCCGGCCACGTTCACCTATCCGCTCTGGTCGCTGATCGGCGACTTCAAGATGTGGGGCCTGATGGTCACCGGACAGATGAACGCCGAGATTGCGCGAATCCACACCCTGGCGCAATCGCGTTAG
- a CDS encoding NAD(P)-binding protein, giving the protein MPIRLSNLRLGIDQGEQALVPEIAAALDVRPEAIDRWRILRKSLDYRDKRNLRFVYSAEVVLPEDEAQLVARASRRRPALRPELFSEPPFELPPRGAVPLGERPVIVGSGPAGLVAAYFLAQQGYRPLLLERGRRVRQRIFDVRALEAGGPIDPESNYLFGEGGAGTFSDGKLTCRATGPDLRRILELFAECKGKPSIVYEYRPHLGSNRLPAVVKALRRKIIESGGEVRFECRVEDVEIVEGRVKALLTSSGRIATSVALFGVGHSARDTLTMLWQRGVAMVAKPFQLGVRIEQPQEQVNRVQYGAAHLEERLGAADYSVVARGPKDLFSFCMCAGGQVIPSVSELGHFCTNGMSLSNRSSPFANSGLMITLEPHEFGGDDPLAGMRLQRHYEALAFAAGRGDYLTPIQWASDFLADRPTRDRPPSSCRRGVVPGTLAELIPPVVLQSLKRNLPVLDRRWRGQFLRNATLVGPEARGSSPLRILRDHDSLESTTIGGLYPIGEGAGFAGGIVSAAIDGLRAAKAVMARYAPLEAR; this is encoded by the coding sequence GTGCCGATCCGCCTGTCGAATCTGCGATTGGGTATCGACCAAGGCGAGCAGGCGCTGGTGCCCGAGATCGCTGCGGCGCTCGACGTACGTCCGGAGGCGATCGATCGCTGGCGGATCTTGCGCAAGAGTCTCGATTATCGCGACAAGCGCAACCTGCGTTTTGTCTACTCGGCCGAGGTGGTGTTGCCCGAGGACGAGGCCCAGCTCGTGGCTCGCGCCTCGCGACGGCGCCCGGCGCTGCGGCCCGAGTTGTTCAGCGAGCCGCCCTTCGAATTGCCACCGCGCGGCGCCGTGCCGCTGGGCGAACGGCCGGTGATCGTCGGTTCCGGCCCGGCGGGCCTGGTGGCCGCCTACTTCCTGGCGCAGCAGGGCTATCGCCCGCTGTTGCTCGAGCGCGGCCGCCGCGTGCGGCAGCGTATTTTCGACGTTCGTGCGCTCGAGGCCGGCGGACCGATCGATCCGGAAAGCAATTATCTGTTCGGCGAAGGGGGCGCAGGCACCTTCAGCGACGGCAAGCTCACCTGCCGCGCCACGGGGCCGGATCTGCGGCGGATTCTCGAACTGTTCGCCGAGTGCAAAGGTAAACCGTCGATCGTCTACGAGTATCGACCGCATTTGGGCAGCAACCGCCTGCCGGCCGTGGTCAAAGCACTGCGGCGCAAGATCATCGAGTCGGGTGGCGAAGTGCGCTTTGAGTGCCGGGTCGAAGACGTCGAGATTGTCGAGGGCCGGGTCAAGGCCTTGTTGACTTCTTCGGGTCGCATCGCGACCAGCGTGGCGCTGTTCGGCGTCGGTCACAGCGCGCGCGACACGCTGACGATGCTTTGGCAGCGGGGCGTGGCGATGGTCGCCAAGCCGTTTCAACTCGGCGTGCGGATCGAGCAGCCGCAAGAGCAGGTCAACCGCGTGCAATACGGCGCCGCGCACCTCGAGGAGCGCCTCGGAGCGGCCGATTACAGCGTCGTGGCCCGGGGCCCCAAGGATCTATTCAGCTTCTGCATGTGCGCCGGCGGACAGGTCATTCCGAGTGTCTCGGAGCTCGGGCATTTCTGCACCAATGGGATGAGTCTGTCGAATCGCAGTTCGCCGTTTGCCAATAGCGGGCTGATGATCACGCTCGAGCCGCATGAGTTCGGCGGCGACGATCCGTTGGCCGGCATGCGGCTGCAACGCCATTACGAAGCGCTGGCCTTTGCCGCTGGGCGTGGAGACTACCTGACCCCCATTCAATGGGCCTCCGATTTTCTCGCCGACCGACCGACGCGCGACCGCCCGCCTTCGAGCTGCCGTCGCGGCGTGGTGCCGGGGACGTTGGCCGAGTTGATTCCGCCGGTCGTCCTGCAGTCGCTCAAGCGCAATCTGCCGGTGCTCGACCGGCGCTGGCGGGGGCAGTTCTTGCGCAACGCGACGCTCGTCGGCCCCGAGGCGCGCGGTAGCTCGCCGCTGCGCATCCTCCGCGATCACGACTCGCTCGAAAGCACCACGATCGGCGGGCTGTACCCGATCGGCGAAGGTGCCGGCTTCGCCGGTGGAATCGTCAGCGCGGCGATCGACGGGCTCCGGGCCGCGAAGGCGGTCATGGCGCGCTACGCGCCGCTGGAGGCGCGCTGA
- a CDS encoding beta-lactamase family protein, translating into MNRQLAARCRLLVGLAGVVLNCCAALAAEAPTQAAIEAAVVPLVSYDDEPAQATLVERMKHYGVPGVSVAVVAEGKLAWAAGYGTTDVAQGSPVTPETLFQAASISKPVAMLGTLQLVAAGRLELDADVQKYLQRWQIPANTFTTQQPVTLRLLMSHRGGTTVHGFRGYQVDEPLPTLVQILAGTKPANNDPVLVVRTPGESFVYSGGGTTIVQTVVKDVTGEPLAALLEREVLRPLEMHASSYAQPLPTDRQDQAASGHTNDGKVLAGRWHVYPEQAAAGLWTTSSDLCRYVMGVQRALAGEPGAVLPRELAEQMVTPVGEGPFGLGPFLTLSDGRVVRFSHGGSNAGFRCEVAGTIEGGCGAAVMTNSDNGGELASEILRTIARAYGWPGAALESRRAIRVDDPTLQSYVGKYAAGPLPVGELAVRDGRVFIQASGGALELFFVSPTTFFSTAAELEGEIHVAEDGTVTILAELGGNPLKLRKLTPQPQPAAAGK; encoded by the coding sequence ATGAACCGCCAGCTCGCTGCCCGGTGTCGATTGCTCGTAGGCCTGGCCGGTGTCGTTCTGAACTGCTGCGCTGCGCTGGCTGCCGAGGCACCGACGCAAGCGGCGATCGAGGCGGCCGTCGTTCCTTTGGTGTCGTACGATGACGAACCGGCACAGGCCACTTTGGTCGAGCGGATGAAGCACTACGGAGTGCCCGGCGTGAGCGTGGCCGTGGTTGCCGAAGGAAAGCTCGCCTGGGCCGCCGGCTACGGCACGACCGACGTCGCTCAGGGTTCGCCGGTGACGCCCGAGACGTTGTTCCAGGCCGCCTCGATCAGCAAGCCCGTCGCGATGCTGGGCACCTTGCAACTCGTCGCGGCGGGACGGCTCGAGCTGGATGCCGACGTGCAGAAATATTTGCAGCGCTGGCAGATTCCAGCGAACACGTTCACCACCCAACAGCCGGTCACGCTGCGATTGCTGATGAGCCATCGTGGCGGTACGACCGTGCACGGCTTTCGCGGCTACCAGGTCGACGAGCCGCTGCCGACGCTGGTGCAGATCCTTGCTGGTACCAAGCCGGCAAACAACGACCCGGTCCTGGTCGTCCGCACGCCGGGCGAGTCGTTCGTCTATTCCGGCGGCGGCACGACGATCGTGCAAACCGTCGTGAAGGACGTGACCGGCGAACCGCTCGCGGCGCTGCTCGAGCGCGAGGTGCTCAGGCCGCTGGAGATGCACGCCAGTAGCTATGCGCAGCCGCTGCCGACGGACCGACAAGACCAGGCCGCCAGCGGGCACACCAACGATGGAAAGGTTCTCGCAGGTCGCTGGCACGTTTATCCCGAGCAGGCGGCCGCGGGACTGTGGACTACGAGCAGCGATCTGTGCCGGTATGTGATGGGCGTGCAACGGGCGCTGGCCGGCGAACCGGGCGCTGTGTTGCCTCGTGAGTTGGCCGAGCAAATGGTCACGCCGGTGGGCGAGGGGCCGTTCGGCCTGGGACCGTTTCTGACGCTGAGCGACGGCCGCGTCGTGCGGTTCTCGCACGGCGGGTCGAACGCCGGCTTTCGCTGCGAGGTGGCCGGGACGATCGAGGGCGGCTGCGGCGCCGCCGTGATGACCAATTCGGATAACGGCGGCGAACTGGCCTCTGAAATCTTGCGCACGATTGCCCGCGCCTATGGCTGGCCCGGTGCGGCGCTCGAGAGCCGTCGGGCCATTCGGGTCGACGATCCAACGCTGCAGTCGTACGTGGGCAAATATGCCGCGGGGCCGCTACCGGTGGGCGAACTGGCCGTGCGCGACGGCCGCGTGTTCATCCAGGCCTCGGGCGGCGCGCTCGAGCTGTTTTTCGTTTCACCGACGACGTTCTTCAGCACGGCCGCCGAACTGGAAGGCGAGATCCACGTCGCCGAGGACGGCACGGTGACGATCCTGGCCGAGCTGGGCGGCAATCCGCTCAAACTCAGAAAACTCACGCCGCAGCCGCAGCCTGCTGCGGCCGGCAAGTGA